The following coding sequences are from one Cytophagia bacterium CHB2 window:
- a CDS encoding helicase yields MKIPYVIDNQTHTLAEVLNELLAAHSGRSLDIASAFFSVKGFELLRENLQRLGSFRLLLGLEPTGGLQIGVRPEERALPKLLSRELAEEEFNQKMMTLVEELIRFLRKSPIQVRLVSKGFLHAKCYLLYSDRPGGQGFLFERFQPLIGIVGSSNFTRPGLTSNRELNLCHRILLEPEEANDPAAAQIVGLPMEAPATATITERDRQLLKSEIGARAIMQLVEWFEREWGEANDFKEPLIEILDASKFGKKEYTPYQVYMKALFEYFKDDLEATELAATRSAVELSEFQEDAVKKARKILSRYDGVMIADSVGLGKTWIGKKLLEDFAYHQRMKALVVCPASLRPMWIHELKEATIAATIISQEELGQKDFSAEPYGDTDLILVDESHNFRNKSAQRYENLERIVALNAGKGRDGGRKKIILLTATPINNDLFDLYNQINFVTQGDRSYFSSAGIGDVYRYFLQARRDSRNGAGAVSLFNLLEEVVI; encoded by the coding sequence ATGAAAATTCCTTACGTCATCGACAACCAAACCCACACGCTGGCCGAGGTGCTCAATGAATTGCTCGCGGCCCATTCCGGACGTTCTCTCGATATCGCCAGCGCCTTTTTCTCGGTGAAAGGCTTTGAGCTGTTGCGGGAAAACCTGCAACGCTTGGGCAGTTTTCGCCTGCTGCTGGGATTGGAGCCGACCGGCGGCTTGCAAATCGGCGTGCGGCCGGAAGAGCGCGCCTTGCCCAAGCTGCTCAGCCGCGAGCTGGCGGAGGAAGAATTCAATCAAAAAATGATGACGCTGGTTGAAGAGCTGATTCGTTTTTTGCGAAAATCGCCGATTCAAGTCCGGTTGGTGAGCAAGGGCTTTTTGCACGCCAAGTGCTATCTGCTATATAGTGACCGGCCAGGCGGGCAAGGTTTTCTCTTCGAGCGTTTTCAGCCGCTCATCGGTATCGTCGGCTCCAGCAATTTCACCCGTCCGGGATTGACCAGCAATCGCGAGCTTAATCTCTGCCATCGGATTTTATTGGAGCCGGAAGAGGCCAATGATCCGGCGGCGGCGCAGATCGTCGGCCTGCCAATGGAAGCTCCAGCGACTGCAACCATCACAGAACGCGACCGCCAGTTGCTGAAAAGTGAAATCGGGGCGCGCGCCATCATGCAATTGGTGGAGTGGTTCGAGCGCGAATGGGGCGAGGCAAACGATTTTAAAGAGCCGCTCATTGAAATTTTGGATGCTTCCAAGTTCGGCAAAAAGGAATACACGCCGTATCAAGTTTACATGAAGGCGCTCTTCGAGTATTTCAAAGACGATCTCGAGGCCACGGAATTGGCGGCGACCAGGTCCGCGGTCGAGTTGAGCGAGTTCCAGGAAGATGCGGTGAAAAAGGCGAGGAAAATTCTCAGCCGCTACGACGGCGTGATGATCGCGGATTCCGTCGGCTTGGGCAAAACCTGGATCGGCAAAAAACTTCTGGAGGATTTTGCCTATCATCAGCGCATGAAGGCGCTGGTGGTGTGTCCGGCCTCGCTGCGGCCAATGTGGATACACGAGCTGAAGGAAGCTACCATTGCGGCAACGATTATTTCGCAGGAGGAACTGGGCCAAAAAGATTTTTCGGCGGAGCCTTATGGCGACACCGACTTGATTTTGGTGGACGAGTCGCACAACTTTCGCAACAAATCCGCGCAGCGCTATGAAAATCTCGAACGGATTGTGGCGCTCAACGCTGGCAAGGGACGGGACGGCGGCCGCAAGAAAATCATTTTGCTGACGGCCACGCCGATCAACAACGATCTGTTCGATCTCTACAATCAAATCAATTTCGTCACGCAGGGCGACCGTTCCTATTTTTCCTCCGCCGGCATCGGCGATGTTTACCGCTATTTTCTCCAGGCGCGCCGCGATTCGAGAAACGGCGCCGGCGCGGTTTCATTGTTCAATCTTCTCGAAGAAGTGGTCATTC